Within Actinoplanes sp. L3-i22, the genomic segment GTTGAGCCCGCCCCACGGGGAGAACTGACCGAACACCAGCATCACCGCGCCGGCCAGGGCGAGCAGGCTGAGCGGGCTGTCCAGCAGCGCCTGCCCGTTCGAGGCGGCGGCGCGCTGCATCGCCGGACCGGCCGTACCGCCGCCCAGCGCGGTCAGGAACCGGCCCAGCGTGCCCTGCTCCAGGGCGGCCCGGTGCAGGTCGAACGCGGCGAAGCTGGCGGTCACCGCGACCGCGCCGAGCGCCGACCAGGCCACCCGAGGGAACGTCAGCCAGCCGCCGGAGCTCATCGCCGCGGCCACGCACACCCCGGCGGTGACCGCGATCGCGCCGACCGGGTCGGCCCCCAGGAACGGGCTGCCGACCATCACCACGCCCAGGCCGCCGAAGAGCACCATGACGACCGGCCGCCAGGTCTTGCCCACCCACTGGGCCAGGCAGCCGGCGGCGAGCAGCAGCGCGGCGATGAAGACGCCCAGCCCCACGCTGCCCAGCCCGGCGTAGCGCACCCCGTGCGTGGCCGCGTAGCCCGCCACGCCGTTCAGCTGGAGCCGGGCCCCGGTCAGCAGGTCCACGACGATCACGACGGCGCTCAGGGCCGCGGTCGCGCCCATCGGCCACAGGGTCATCCGGTAGCGCGGGGCCAGCCGGACCGCGAGCGTGCCGATCACCATCAGGGCGAACGTGGCGCCGCCGAACATCCAGGCCGGGTGATCGGCGCTCCACCACGGCGCCACGTCGGCGACCAGCGCCGCCGGGATCGCCAGCGAGGCCGCGATCAGCGCCGCCTCCAGCACCGCCACCAGCCGTGGCGGGGGCAGCGGCAGGGCGGCCGGGCCGGCGTGCCGGCGGGCCCGCATCAGCACCGGCACCAGCGCGGCGTAGAGCAGCATCTGGACGCCGGCCAGCACCGCGAAGAAGATCGAGGCCACCCCGTGCTGGGCGATCGCGCGCTGGTCGGCGTCGTTGCGGCCCTGCATCGCCGCGGCCGGGTCGGCCGGGCGGCCGGTCGAGACGGTCGCGGCGTACCCGGCGAAGAGCTTCTCCGGGGGCGCCTTGCCGAGCACCGCCAGCACGGTCGGGGCCAGGTCGATCAGCTGCAGGTAACCCTCGCGGCCGGTGCCGGCCGAGGTCAGCCAGCCGCCGTCCCAGCCCTCGCCCTCGGCGATCGCGACGTGCAGCCGGGAGGTGGTGTCGGTGTCCGCGATCCCGGCGATCAGCATCGTCGACCGCTCCGGGCGGGCCGCCAGGACCCGGGCCAGGATCCGGTCGGCGGCCTCGACCGCGGCCTGCCGCTCGGCCCCGGTGCCGGTGATGGTGCCCAGGTCGACGACGCTCAGCACGCACTCGGAGAGCAGCTTCGCCGGCTCGGCGGGCAGGGCCTCGGCGTACTGGTCGACGCGGCCGAACGGGCGGGCGGCGGCGACCGCGGCGTTCGGGCCGATCGCCACCGTGCAGCGGACCGACTCGGCCAGGGCGCCGGGGGTGGTGCCGTACGGAAGCTTGTCCTGATTCGTGCGGACCACGGTGTTCTGCGCGGTCACGTTCGCGCCGATCGCGTCCGGCCGGGTCACCTCCGGCGAGACGACCGGGCAGCGACCGGGCACCGCCCGGGTGTCCCAGGCCGCGTAGTTCCCGGCGCCGAGGGTCAGCCAGCCGTCCGCCGGGCAGGTCACCTGATGCGCCGAGCGCACCGACAGCCAGCCGGTCGAGCCCTTGGCCGCCTCCTGCCACAGCGCCGGCGTGCGCTGCGGGTCGAGATCGTCCCAGCGCAGGCCGGCCGCGGCGGCGACCACCACGTAGTCGGCGGTGCCGCGCACGTCCTGCCCGCCCGGCCGGATCGTCAGCCCGATCAGGCTGGCCACCGCGACCAGGACGACGAGCAGGGTCGGCACCCAGACGGCGGCGCTTCGCCCCCGCGGCGTGCCCGGCGGACGAACCCGCCGAATCCGGTCCAGCCTGCCGCTCACGGGGCGCTGACCTCGGCGTAGGCCACCCGGACGGCGTTCACCACGGCGGTCTCGTCCGGCCAGGTCGCGGCCTGCCGAGGACCCCGGGCGGCAAGGTCCGCTCGCCGGTCCGGGTCAGACAGAATTTGCCGTACGGCCCGGTCCAGCGCATCCAGGTCGCGGGGCGGAATCAGCACCGCCGCGTCCCCCACCAGGCCCGGCAGCCCGCCGACCGCCGTCGTGATCAACGGCACCCCGGCCCGCAGCGCCTCCTGTGCGAACAACTGCCGCGCCTCCCAGTCGCTGGTGACCACCGCCAGGTCCGCGCCGAGCAGCAGGTCGGGCACGTCCCCGCGGTGCCCGAGCAGGTGGAACGGGGCGTGCGTGCGGGACGCCTGCTGCGCCAGCGGCATGTAGCTGGGACCGGAGCCGGCCACCACGACCACCGGGGCCGGGTCCAGCTCCCGCCACCGGGCGGCCGCGTCGACCAGCAGGTCGTAGTGCTTCTGCGGGTGCAGCCGGCCGACCGACAGGATCAGCGGGGTGTCCCCCTTGACCCGGAACTCGGCGCGGACCGCCTGCCGGGTCCGCTTCGGCGGGCGCGCCTCCGGGGCCGCGACCGGGCCGAGCCGGGCGTTCTTCGCGCCCAGCGCCACGGCCCGCGCCACCAGGTCCTCCGAGGCGCCCAGGGTGAGGTCGGCGTTGCGCGCCACGATCCGTTCGACCAGCGCGC encodes:
- a CDS encoding glycosyltransferase family 4 protein, with translation MSSDDGWRGSVVLVLGSATGGTGGHVLSLARGLVAAGCRVVVCGPAANDGHYGFTAAGVEYAPVEIPADPGPQDSGAIRALRRAITGRGADVIHAHGLRAAFVVSLARTGVPLVVTWHNAVLAKGLKGQAGALVERIVARNADLTLGASEDLVARAVALGAKNARLGPVAAPEARPPKRTRQAVRAEFRVKGDTPLILSVGRLHPQKHYDLLVDAAARWRELDPAPVVVVAGSGPSYMPLAQQASRTHAPFHLLGHRGDVPDLLLGADLAVVTSDWEARQLFAQEALRAGVPLITTAVGGLPGLVGDAAVLIPPRDLDALDRAVRQILSDPDRRADLAARGPRQAATWPDETAVVNAVRVAYAEVSAP